A genomic segment from Halomonas sp. GD1P12 encodes:
- a CDS encoding nucleoid-associated protein: MPLLQSIVHRLDPTLDGERLTVTAAPGPADSNDDTMAALVSKLADTYNTKAKGWGRFASEGEQAGPLVAWLDAYSKGELEFEALSTQLTERLARELQETLSVGGYLVIAHQRQGDTETFFFALLHQREGIGIGEAHQAVPAAQLNTQQLTLAARVNLTQWQQGDGAGSQQYVSFLKDRGAKKLADGVAAVLGMEEGIDAPAETRTLLKAFSDYVESEDLDEEASREKTESLVDYAHEQMRRGEPMTLEELSGLVDEQAPRAFYEHIRNADYGLSPEIPPDKKTLSQFRRFTGRAGGVSISFDSHLLGSSIEYDEGQDRLIIKQVPRQLKEQLAKRKE; encoded by the coding sequence ATGCCGCTTTTGCAAAGCATCGTGCACCGTTTGGACCCTACACTTGACGGCGAACGCCTGACCGTCACCGCTGCCCCGGGGCCTGCCGACAGTAATGACGACACGATGGCCGCGTTGGTCAGCAAGCTCGCGGACACCTACAACACCAAGGCGAAGGGCTGGGGGCGGTTTGCCAGCGAAGGCGAGCAGGCCGGGCCGCTGGTGGCCTGGCTCGACGCGTATTCGAAAGGCGAGCTTGAGTTCGAAGCGCTGAGCACTCAGCTGACCGAGCGGCTGGCCCGCGAATTACAGGAAACGCTCTCGGTGGGCGGCTATCTGGTCATCGCCCATCAGCGCCAAGGCGATACCGAAACGTTTTTTTTCGCACTGTTACATCAGCGTGAAGGCATCGGCATCGGGGAGGCGCACCAGGCGGTGCCCGCCGCCCAGCTCAATACTCAGCAGCTCACCCTGGCCGCGCGGGTCAATCTGACCCAGTGGCAGCAGGGCGATGGTGCGGGCAGCCAGCAGTACGTTTCGTTTTTGAAAGACCGCGGCGCGAAGAAGCTGGCCGACGGTGTGGCGGCGGTGCTCGGCATGGAGGAGGGCATCGATGCCCCGGCGGAGACCCGCACGCTGCTCAAGGCGTTCAGCGACTACGTGGAAAGCGAAGACCTCGACGAGGAGGCCAGTCGCGAGAAGACCGAGTCGCTGGTGGACTACGCCCACGAGCAGATGCGCCGGGGCGAGCCGATGACGCTCGAGGAGCTTTCGGGACTGGTCGACGAGCAAGCACCCAGGGCGTTCTATGAGCACATTCGCAACGCCGACTACGGCCTTTCGCCGGAGATTCCGCCGGACAAGAAAACGCTGAGCCAGTTTCGTCGCTTTACCGGCCGCGCTGGTGGCGTCTCGATCAGCTTCGACTCGCACCTTTTGGGTTCGAGCATCGAGTACGACGAAGGCCAGGACCGGCTGATCATCAAGCAGGTGCCCAGGCAGCTCAAGGAGCAGCTCGCCAAGCGCAAGGAGTGA
- a CDS encoding TerB family tellurite resistance protein encodes MLEAIRDFFHDALAAPEGRENHHLTLELATAALLCEVMRADYEQTPQEQAALKQMLMTRYRLDDARVSELMALAEAEVDEAVDHYQFVSLIKEHYDYAQRFELVALMWQLAWADGSVDPLEEHRIRRLADLLHVSHRDFIRAKLDVQEQRPPHA; translated from the coding sequence ATGCTGGAGGCAATTCGAGACTTTTTTCACGACGCGCTGGCCGCACCGGAAGGGCGCGAGAACCATCACCTGACGCTGGAACTCGCCACGGCGGCGCTTCTGTGCGAAGTGATGCGCGCCGACTACGAGCAAACCCCGCAGGAGCAGGCGGCGCTCAAGCAGATGCTGATGACGCGCTATCGATTGGATGACGCGCGGGTAAGCGAGCTGATGGCGCTGGCCGAAGCGGAGGTCGATGAGGCGGTCGACCACTACCAGTTCGTCAGCCTCATCAAGGAGCACTACGACTACGCCCAGCGCTTCGAGCTGGTAGCGCTGATGTGGCAGCTGGCCTGGGCGGACGGCAGCGTCGACCCGCTCGAGGAGCACCGCATTCGCCGCCTGGCGGATCTTCTGCATGTCAGCCACCGCGATTTCATTCGCGCCAAGCTCGACGTCCAGGAGCAGCGCCCACCCCATGCGTGA
- a CDS encoding exopolysaccharide biosynthesis protein: MRDDNDASSLTELLDALDQMENEKTRVSVEDIVDAVGRRSFGPMLLVAGLIVLAPVVGDIPGVPTLMAALVLLTSSQLLFGRRFFWLPRWLLNRSVSRKGFDKALRWMRKPGRWVDGLMGVRLAWMSGYLGMRATALACALIALAMPPMEFVPFSANGAGLALTLYGLGLVARDGLVLALGFLITGATFTAILVYFL; the protein is encoded by the coding sequence ATGCGTGATGACAACGATGCGTCCAGCCTGACCGAGCTTTTGGATGCGCTGGATCAAATGGAAAACGAGAAGACTCGCGTCAGCGTCGAGGACATTGTCGACGCCGTGGGGCGGCGCTCTTTCGGGCCGATGCTGCTGGTGGCGGGGCTGATCGTGTTGGCACCGGTCGTCGGCGATATCCCCGGGGTGCCCACCCTGATGGCCGCACTGGTACTGCTGACCTCGAGCCAGCTGCTGTTCGGGCGCCGCTTTTTTTGGCTTCCGCGCTGGCTTTTGAACCGCTCGGTGTCGCGCAAGGGGTTCGACAAGGCGCTCAGATGGATGCGCAAGCCCGGGCGCTGGGTCGACGGGCTGATGGGCGTGCGTTTGGCGTGGATGAGCGGCTATCTGGGCATGCGCGCAACGGCGCTGGCCTGCGCGCTGATCGCGCTGGCCATGCCGCCCATGGAGTTTGTCCCCTTTTCCGCCAATGGCGCGGGCCTGGCGCTGACGCTTTATGGACTGGGGCTGGTCGCCAGGGACGGGCTGGTGCTGGCTCTGGGGTTTCTAATCACCGGCGCCACGTTTACCGCGATTCTCGTTTATTTTCTATAG
- a CDS encoding YqhA family protein → MSESQPPPPKTPDEQSSWERRIETVLWRSRFLVLLAVVPSLLGSIALFVVGTLDIVSVVLDVVRYYLLDSSQNIHDTLVPDIIIAVDIYLIAIVLLIFSLGIYRLFVSRIDQAEARYPRHPFNVASLDQLKDKITRVVILAVIIEFFRAVVDIRFTTPLEAIYLALSVLALAATLYLMSQSHKRE, encoded by the coding sequence ATGTCAGAGTCACAACCACCACCGCCTAAAACGCCAGACGAGCAGTCCAGCTGGGAGCGGCGTATCGAAACCGTGCTATGGCGATCACGCTTTCTGGTGTTACTGGCGGTCGTGCCGAGCCTGCTGGGATCCATTGCGTTGTTCGTTGTTGGCACGCTGGATATCGTCAGCGTTGTACTCGATGTGGTCCGCTACTATCTGCTGGATAGCAGCCAGAACATTCATGATACGCTGGTGCCTGACATCATCATTGCGGTGGACATCTACCTGATCGCCATCGTGCTGCTGATTTTTAGCCTGGGGATCTATCGACTTTTCGTGTCACGCATCGATCAGGCTGAAGCGCGCTATCCCCGTCACCCCTTCAACGTTGCCTCGCTCGATCAACTCAAGGACAAGATCACCCGGGTGGTGATCCTGGCCGTCATCATCGAGTTCTTTCGCGCCGTGGTGGATATTCGCTTCACGACGCCGCTCGAGGCCATTTATCTAGCGCTTTCAGTGCTGGCGCTGGCCGCTACGCTCTACCTGATGAGCCAGTCGCACAAAAGAGAGTGA
- a CDS encoding serine hydrolase domain-containing protein, producing the protein MRVRMFSQAVMLALGLALLSEGALAQTPSDAAFKALDEQASALDRLHTVVVAVDGHRVHEFHQGGPGTSTPVNVKSLSKTVLAAITGAAIEAGVIDSLDQRLVELLGERVPAGLDPRVSDITLENLLSMQAGLERTSGENYSGWVASPNWVENALSRPFVDEPGGRMLYSTGSSHLVSAALTYGSGESTYQLAQRLLAEPLHITLPRWLQDPQGVFFGGNDMQLSPRALVEIGELYRLDGVVDGERILPEGYVEASWTPRGRSPWAGDGYGLGWFVTTFGDTPVYYGRGYGGQALFVIPERAMTVAITSNPNPPSPGGQFQQQLNRLVARLLQAPR; encoded by the coding sequence ATGCGCGTGCGAATGTTCTCTCAAGCGGTAATGCTCGCGCTGGGGCTAGCGCTCTTGAGCGAAGGGGCGCTGGCCCAAACGCCCTCCGACGCGGCCTTCAAGGCGCTCGATGAGCAGGCCAGTGCGCTCGACCGGCTGCATACGGTCGTGGTGGCGGTGGACGGGCATCGGGTACATGAATTTCATCAGGGTGGGCCGGGGACGAGCACGCCGGTCAACGTGAAGTCGCTCTCCAAGACGGTGCTGGCGGCCATTACCGGTGCGGCGATTGAAGCCGGCGTAATCGACTCCCTCGACCAGCGGTTGGTCGAACTACTGGGTGAGCGCGTGCCGGCGGGGCTGGACCCGCGCGTCAGTGACATCACCCTCGAGAACCTGCTTTCCATGCAGGCGGGGCTCGAGCGTACCTCCGGCGAGAACTACAGCGGCTGGGTCGCGAGCCCCAACTGGGTGGAAAACGCCCTTTCTCGCCCCTTCGTGGACGAGCCCGGCGGGCGCATGCTCTACTCCACCGGCTCGAGCCACCTGGTCTCCGCCGCACTTACTTACGGCAGCGGTGAATCCACCTACCAGCTTGCCCAGCGCCTGTTGGCTGAGCCTCTTCACATCACCCTCCCCCGCTGGCTGCAGGACCCACAAGGCGTTTTTTTTGGCGGCAACGACATGCAGCTCTCACCGCGCGCGCTGGTCGAGATCGGTGAGCTGTACCGGCTGGATGGCGTAGTCGATGGCGAGCGTATATTACCGGAAGGCTATGTGGAGGCGTCCTGGACGCCGCGGGGCCGGTCGCCCTGGGCGGGGGATGGCTATGGGCTTGGCTGGTTCGTGACCACTTTCGGCGACACGCCGGTTTACTACGGGCGCGGCTACGGCGGCCAGGCACTGTTCGTGATCCCGGAGCGCGCGATGACGGTGGCGATCACCTCCAACCCCAACCCGCCTTCCCCCGGTGGGCAGTTCCAGCAGCAGCTGAATCGGCTGGTAGCCCGCTTGTTACAAGCGCCACGCTAA
- the fliD gene encoding flagellar filament capping protein FliD, with translation MASISSLGIGSGLDLNGLLDQLQTAERAKLQPIAEQVQSANTTVSAYGALKSAVSTFQDATQALNDTSSFESLTTNVEGDGVIAIASSEAQAGRYDVEVDQLATAGSLVTERLDSADESVVSGEQTLSFALTEGSMPEITIADGSSLEDIRDAINDQGGGQVTASIINDGQGYRLSVMSSETGADASIESTNFSTILSGDVTTSDTQVVQKGQNAAFNVNGIDIVSASNQVEGAIQGMTLTLTEAGTSSTIKVEQDNEALRENVNTFVESFNTLKSTLNTLTNFDVETGQSGGLNADATTRAVERELRQAISGMTGGDGFNVLSDVGISLQTDGTLKVDDEKLDNVIATQPDRLAQFFAGSSEGGGMAGQINTSLERLVGDGGRLDTAKENAESRVESLQERYSRTEERIGQTVERYRVQFQAMDSMVAQMNQTGAYLEQQLGMLAQTNQS, from the coding sequence ATGGCTTCCATATCTTCACTGGGCATTGGCTCGGGGCTCGATTTAAACGGGCTATTGGATCAGCTTCAAACCGCCGAGCGCGCCAAACTGCAGCCCATTGCCGAGCAGGTTCAATCTGCCAACACGACCGTCTCTGCCTATGGAGCGCTCAAAAGCGCGGTTTCCACGTTCCAGGATGCCACCCAGGCGTTGAACGATACGTCGTCGTTTGAAAGCCTCACCACCAATGTCGAGGGCGACGGTGTTATCGCCATTGCGTCCAGCGAAGCACAGGCGGGCCGGTACGACGTAGAGGTCGATCAACTGGCAACTGCTGGTAGCCTCGTGACAGAGCGTTTGGATAGCGCTGACGAAAGTGTTGTCAGCGGTGAGCAGACGCTCAGCTTCGCACTGACTGAAGGCAGTATGCCCGAGATCACGATCGCCGATGGCAGTTCGCTTGAAGACATTCGAGACGCCATCAACGATCAAGGCGGCGGTCAGGTGACTGCCTCTATCATCAACGACGGGCAAGGGTATCGGCTCTCGGTCATGTCGAGCGAGACCGGCGCTGATGCCAGTATCGAAAGTACCAATTTCTCGACCATTCTATCCGGTGATGTCACCACCTCGGACACTCAGGTCGTGCAAAAGGGACAGAACGCGGCATTCAACGTCAACGGTATCGATATCGTCAGTGCCTCCAACCAGGTCGAGGGCGCCATTCAAGGAATGACCTTGACGCTCACGGAGGCTGGTACTTCGAGTACCATCAAGGTCGAGCAGGATAATGAAGCACTGCGTGAGAACGTGAATACCTTTGTGGAAAGCTTCAACACGCTCAAGAGCACCTTGAATACCTTGACCAACTTCGATGTGGAAACGGGCCAGTCGGGAGGCTTGAACGCTGACGCGACCACACGAGCCGTCGAGCGCGAGCTCCGTCAGGCTATTAGCGGTATGACCGGCGGTGACGGCTTCAACGTACTGTCCGACGTCGGCATTTCATTGCAAACCGACGGTACGCTAAAGGTCGATGACGAAAAGCTGGATAACGTCATTGCCACCCAGCCGGACAGGCTGGCCCAATTTTTCGCAGGGAGCAGCGAAGGAGGCGGCATGGCCGGACAAATCAATACGTCTCTTGAGCGCCTGGTAGGCGATGGCGGCCGCCTTGATACGGCCAAAGAAAATGCAGAAAGCCGCGTCGAGTCGCTACAGGAGCGCTATAGCCGAACCGAAGAGCGCATCGGGCAAACCGTCGAGCGTTATCGTGTTCAGTTTCAAGCAATGGATAGCATGGTGGCGCAAATGAATCAGACGGGTGCCTATCTCGAACAGCAGTTGGGAATGCTGGCCCAAACCAACCAGAGCTAG
- the fliD gene encoding flagellar filament capping protein FliD → MASISALGVGSGLDLNGLVDQLKAAERQKLTPVLQQQSAQKTKISAYGRLESAMDRVNTSVKALNDASTFKQQKSTVTGSGVLATAGEKANPGRFEISVSQLARAGSAASNSVALDQELTATDTKLKLNFGAGTTQTSLDVDIKAGSTLAQVRDQINANKESGVTASLVNDGTGYRLALSSKETGKDASLTGFSGLDGLAMDSTTVRLGQDAALNVNGIAITSKTNRVEGAIEGVTLDLTAVSESPATLVIERDNDSLKEAINNFVSNYNEMKSTVERMTKFNGEGEISGELIGDRTVRTIENRLSRDVSDSLAGGDITRLSEIGISIDERGRLKVDEEKLDAAVANDPEGLSAFFAGDSKEAGFAGRLSTTLTTITSEDGLIKSSVTSAEQRIESLDKRKERMEASIERNVERYRKQFAQLDGMIAQMNSMSSYLGQQFDMLSNMQK, encoded by the coding sequence ATGGCATCAATCTCCGCGCTTGGTGTAGGTTCCGGGTTGGACTTGAACGGTCTGGTGGATCAGCTCAAAGCCGCTGAGCGCCAGAAGCTTACCCCCGTTTTACAGCAGCAAAGTGCTCAAAAGACCAAAATTTCGGCCTATGGGCGTCTTGAGTCGGCGATGGACCGGGTCAATACCTCGGTCAAGGCGCTAAACGATGCCTCGACCTTCAAACAGCAAAAAAGCACGGTAACCGGCAGTGGCGTTCTGGCCACGGCGGGTGAGAAGGCCAACCCTGGGCGCTTTGAAATTAGCGTGTCTCAGCTGGCTCGTGCCGGCAGCGCGGCGTCCAATAGTGTGGCGCTGGATCAGGAGCTCACTGCTACTGATACGAAATTGAAGCTCAATTTCGGCGCGGGCACTACGCAGACGAGCCTTGACGTCGATATCAAGGCAGGCAGCACGCTAGCCCAGGTACGCGATCAGATCAATGCAAATAAGGAGTCGGGTGTTACCGCCTCGCTTGTCAACGATGGCACCGGATACCGTTTGGCGCTCAGCTCAAAGGAAACCGGCAAGGACGCCTCGCTCACAGGGTTTTCTGGTCTCGATGGGCTTGCCATGGATAGCACGACGGTGCGGTTAGGCCAGGACGCCGCACTCAACGTCAACGGCATCGCGATCACCAGTAAAACCAACCGCGTCGAAGGTGCGATCGAGGGGGTAACGCTCGATCTCACCGCCGTGTCGGAATCCCCCGCCACCCTGGTGATCGAGCGAGACAACGACTCCTTGAAAGAGGCGATCAATAACTTCGTCAGTAACTACAACGAAATGAAATCGACCGTAGAGCGCATGACCAAGTTCAACGGCGAAGGCGAGATCTCGGGCGAGCTGATAGGTGACCGTACCGTACGCACTATCGAAAACCGCTTGAGTCGTGACGTGAGCGACAGCTTGGCGGGCGGCGATATCACGCGGCTGTCTGAAATCGGAATCTCAATTGATGAGCGCGGGCGCTTGAAGGTCGACGAAGAAAAGCTCGATGCCGCTGTTGCCAACGACCCTGAAGGCCTATCTGCCTTCTTCGCTGGTGACAGCAAGGAAGCAGGCTTTGCAGGGCGCCTCAGCACAACATTGACGACCATTACCTCAGAAGATGGCCTCATTAAAAGCTCGGTCACCAGTGCAGAACAGCGAATCGAGAGTCTCGATAAGCGCAAGGAGCGCATGGAAGCCAGCATCGAGCGCAACGTGGAGCGCTATCGTAAGCAGTTTGCCCAGCTCGATGGCATGATTGCGCAGATGAACTCCATGAGCAGCTACCTGGGCCAGCAGTTCGATATGCTGAGCAATATGCAGAAGTAG
- a CDS encoding flagellin, with protein sequence MSVINTNITSMIGQNNLSKSQGMLAQAQERLSSGLRINSASDDAAGQAIANKMTAQIKGMDQASRNASDGISLVQTMEGGLDQINDNLQRIRELAVQGANDTNTADDRAAITTEINERIAEIDRVAGSNNFNGTNLLSSGASTALNIQVGSNTSGNDTITVNTFDATSSALGVSGSAAALSGAGATHDNFQTLIDNVDTAVKSLDTQRATLGATLNRFDSVIDNLATTTTNLSEARSRIEDADYAKEVSNMTRANILQQAGTSMLAQANQTPQSVLSLLG encoded by the coding sequence ATGTCCGTCATCAATACCAACATCACTTCCATGATCGGCCAGAACAACCTGAGCAAGTCCCAGGGCATGCTGGCTCAGGCGCAGGAGCGTCTTTCTTCCGGCCTGCGTATCAACAGCGCCTCCGACGACGCAGCAGGTCAGGCGATCGCCAACAAGATGACCGCCCAGATCAAGGGTATGGATCAGGCGAGCCGTAACGCCAGCGACGGTATCTCGCTCGTTCAAACCATGGAAGGCGGCCTGGACCAGATCAACGACAACCTGCAGCGTATTCGTGAACTGGCGGTACAGGGTGCTAACGACACTAACACCGCCGATGACCGCGCGGCGATCACCACCGAGATCAACGAGCGTATCGCTGAGATCGACCGCGTAGCGGGCAGCAACAACTTCAACGGCACTAACCTGTTGTCAAGCGGCGCGAGCACGGCGCTCAATATCCAGGTCGGTTCTAACACCAGCGGCAACGACACTATTACCGTCAATACTTTCGACGCAACTAGCAGTGCGCTGGGTGTTAGCGGGTCTGCGGCGGCTCTCTCCGGTGCCGGCGCGACTCACGACAACTTCCAGACGCTGATCGACAATGTCGATACCGCCGTCAAGTCGCTCGACACGCAGCGTGCGACTCTGGGTGCCACGCTGAACCGCTTCGACTCTGTGATCGATAACCTGGCGACCACGACTACTAACCTTTCCGAAGCGCGCTCACGCATCGAAGATGCCGACTACGCGAAAGAAGTGTCGAACATGACACGCGCCAACATCCTTCAGCAGGCGGGTACGTCCATGCTGGCCCAGGCTAACCAGACCCCGCAGTCTGTACTGTCTCTGCTGGGTTAA
- a CDS encoding flagellin yields MSVINTNITSMIGQNNLSKSQGMLAQAQERLSSGLRINSASDDAAGQAIANKMTAQIKGMDQASRNASDGISLVQTMEGGLDQINDNLQRIRELAVQGANDTNTDDDRAAIETEINERLAEIDRVAGSNNFNGTNLLNASGSLSIQVGSNTDVEDVINVKTVDATVSGLELTSASGGVVAAASGGAATFTAASGAGAHTSFQSLIDAVDTATKTLDTNRATLGATLNRFDSVIDNLATTSTNLSEARSRIEDADYAKEVSNMTRANILQQAGTSMLAQANQTPQSVLSLLG; encoded by the coding sequence ATGTCCGTCATCAATACCAACATTACTTCCATGATTGGCCAGAACAACCTGAGCAAGTCCCAGGGCATGCTGGCTCAGGCGCAGGAGCGTCTTTCTTCCGGCCTGCGTATCAACAGCGCCTCCGACGACGCAGCAGGTCAGGCGATCGCCAACAAGATGACCGCCCAGATCAAGGGTATGGATCAGGCGAGCCGTAACGCCAGCGACGGTATCTCGCTCGTTCAAACCATGGAAGGCGGCCTGGACCAGATCAACGACAACCTGCAGCGTATTCGTGAGCTGGCGGTTCAGGGTGCCAACGACACCAACACCGACGATGATCGCGCCGCAATCGAAACCGAGATCAACGAGCGTTTGGCCGAGATCGACCGCGTAGCGGGCAGCAACAATTTCAACGGTACCAATCTTCTTAACGCCAGCGGCAGCCTGAGCATCCAGGTCGGTTCCAATACCGATGTTGAAGACGTCATCAATGTTAAGACTGTCGATGCTACCGTGTCGGGCCTGGAACTGACTAGCGCCTCGGGCGGAGTCGTTGCAGCGGCTTCCGGCGGCGCCGCTACCTTTACGGCGGCTAGCGGAGCTGGCGCCCACACCAGCTTCCAAAGCCTGATCGATGCCGTTGATACTGCTACTAAAACACTCGATACCAACCGCGCTACTTTGGGTGCTACGCTGAACCGCTTCGACTCTGTGATCGACAACTTGGCGACCACCTCGACCAACCTGTCCGAAGCACGCTCGCGAATCGAGGACGCCGACTACGCCAAGGAAGTGTCGAACATGACGCGCGCCAACATCCTTCAGCAGGCGGGTACGTCGATGCTGGCCCAGGCGAACCAGACGCCGCAGTCGGTATTGTCTCTGCTGGGCTAA
- a CDS encoding flagellin, whose product MSVINTNITSMIGQNNLRASQSMLAQAQERLSSGLRINSASDDAAGQAIANKMTAQIKGMEQASRNASDGISLVQTMEGGLDQINDNLQRIRELAVQGANDTNTADDRAAITTEINERIAEIDRVAGSNNFNGTNLLNVSGGGTLNIQVGSNTSTNDVIEVSTIDATSAALGVSGAAAALSGAGASHTTFQSLIDAVDGATKTLDTNRATLGATLNRFDSVIDNLATTSTNLSEARSRIEDADYAKEVSNMTRANILQQAGTSMLAQANQTPQSVLSLLG is encoded by the coding sequence ATGTCCGTTATCAATACCAACATCACCTCCATGATCGGCCAGAATAACCTGCGCGCTTCGCAGAGCATGCTGGCTCAGGCACAAGAGCGTCTCTCTTCCGGTCTGCGCATCAACAGCGCATCCGACGATGCCGCCGGTCAGGCGATCGCAAACAAGATGACTGCTCAGATCAAGGGCATGGAGCAGGCCAGTCGTAACGCCAGCGACGGCATCTCGCTCGTTCAGACCATGGAAGGCGGTCTGGATCAAATCAACGACAACCTGCAGCGTATTCGTGAACTGGCGGTACAGGGTGCTAACGACACCAATACCGCCGACGATCGCGCGGCGATCACGACCGAGATCAACGAGCGTATCGCCGAGATCGACCGCGTAGCGGGCAGCAATAACTTCAACGGCACTAACCTGCTTAATGTTAGCGGTGGCGGTACTCTGAACATTCAGGTTGGCTCCAATACATCGACCAATGATGTTATTGAAGTGAGCACAATCGATGCGACTAGCGCTGCCTTGGGAGTGAGTGGCGCAGCTGCCGCGCTTTCCGGTGCAGGAGCATCGCACACGACTTTCCAGAGTTTGATCGACGCTGTCGATGGCGCAACGAAAACCCTGGATACCAACCGCGCGACTTTGGGCGCCACGTTGAACCGCTTTGATTCCGTGATCGATAACCTGGCGACCACCTCGACCAATCTGTCCGAAGCGCGCTCACGTATCGAGGATGCCGATTATGCCAAGGAGGTGTCCAACATGACCCGAGCGAACATTCTGCAGCAGGCGGGTACGTCCATGCTGGCTCAGGCCAATCAGACCCCGCAGTCTGTTCTATCTCTGCTTGGCTAA
- a CDS encoding flagellin, translated as MSVINTNITSMIGQNNLSSSQSMLAQAQERLSSGLRINSASDDAAGQAIANKMTAQINGMSQASRNASDGISLVQTMEGGLDQINDNLQRIRELAVQGANDTNTEEDRAAIATEITERIEEIDRVAGSNNFNGTNLLDGVSTDDLEIQIGANTTDDDTISVSRFDATSDNLGAVSGGVANLEAAATAVSGGGDHSDFQSLINSVDSAVKELDTNRAELGATLNRFDSVIDNLATTETNLSEARSRIEDADYADEVSNMTRANILQQAGTSMLAQANQTPQSVLSLLG; from the coding sequence ATGTCTGTAATCAATACGAATATCACCTCCATGATTGGCCAGAATAATCTGAGCTCTTCACAAAGCATGCTGGCTCAGGCGCAGGAGCGTCTCTCTTCCGGACTGCGTATTAACAGCGCCTCCGACGATGCCGCAGGTCAAGCCATCGCCAACAAGATGACTGCCCAAATCAACGGTATGAGCCAAGCCAGCCGTAACGCCAGCGACGGCATTTCCTTGGTGCAAACCATGGAAGGTGGTCTCGATCAGATCAACGACAACCTGCAACGTATTCGTGAGCTGGCGGTGCAGGGCGCTAACGATACCAACACGGAAGAAGATCGCGCGGCGATTGCCACCGAGATCACTGAGCGTATTGAAGAAATTGATCGTGTTGCGGGTAGCAACAACTTCAACGGTACTAACTTGCTGGACGGCGTTAGTACTGACGACCTGGAAATTCAGATCGGCGCGAACACCACTGACGATGACACCATTTCAGTAAGCCGCTTTGACGCCACTAGCGACAACCTGGGCGCGGTGAGTGGTGGGGTTGCCAACCTGGAGGCAGCGGCCACCGCGGTATCAGGTGGTGGTGACCATAGTGATTTCCAATCTTTGATTAATTCAGTGGATAGCGCCGTAAAAGAATTGGACACTAATCGTGCGGAGCTGGGTGCCACGCTCAACCGTTTCGATTCGGTGATCGACAACCTGGCAACGACCGAAACCAACCTTTCCGAAGCTCGGTCGCGCATCGAAGATGCCGACTACGCGGATGAGGTCTCCAACATGACCCGCGCTAATATCCTCCAGCAGGCGGGCACCTCCATGCTGGCGCAGGCTAACCAGACGCCGCAGTCCGTACTGTCTCTGCTGGGTTAA
- a CDS encoding flagellin, which yields MSVINTNITSMIGQNNLSKSQGMLAQAQERLSSGLRINSASDDAAGQAIANKMTAQIKGMDQASRNASDGISLVQTMEGGLDQINDNLQRIRELAVQGANDTNTADDRTAITTEINERLAEIDRVAGSNNFNGTSLLNASGSLSIQVGSNTDSEDVISVKTVDATVAGLGLASGSEITGTTFAVSGGTAAHSSFQNLIDSVDAATKTLDTNRATLGATLNRFDSVIDNLATTSTNLSEARSRIEDADYAKEVSNMTRANILQQAGTSMLAQANQTPQSVLSLLG from the coding sequence ATGTCCGTCATCAATACCAACATTACTTCCATGATTGGCCAGAACAACCTGAGCAAGTCCCAGGGCATGCTGGCTCAGGCGCAGGAGCGTCTCTCTTCCGGCCTGCGTATCAACAGCGCTTCTGACGACGCAGCGGGCCAGGCCATCGCTAACAAGATGACCGCCCAGATCAAGGGTATGGATCAGGCGAGCCGTAACGCCAGCGACGGTATCTCGCTCGTTCAAACCATGGAAGGCGGTCTGGACCAGATCAACGACAACCTGCAGCGTATTCGCGAATTGGCGGTTCAGGGCGCCAACGATACCAACACCGCCGATGACCGTACTGCGATCACCACTGAGATCAACGAGCGTCTGGCCGAGATCGACCGCGTAGCAGGCAGCAACAACTTCAACGGCACTAGCTTGCTCAATGCCAGCGGCAGCCTGAGCATTCAGGTTGGCTCCAACACCGATTCCGAAGACGTGATTAGTGTCAAGACCGTCGATGCGACTGTGGCGGGTCTGGGCTTAGCAAGCGGCAGTGAAATCACCGGCACCACATTTGCCGTTAGTGGTGGCACCGCAGCCCACAGCAGCTTCCAGAATCTAATCGACTCCGTCGATGCCGCGACCAAGACTCTGGACACCAACCGCGCAACCTTGGGTGCCACGCTGAACCGTTTTGATTCGGTAATCGACAACCTGGCGACCACCTCGACCAACCTGTCCGAAGCGCGTTCACGCATCGAAGACGCCGATTACGCGAAAGAAGTGTCCAACATGACTCGCGCCAACATCCTGCAGCAGGCGGGTACCTCCATGCTGGCCCAGGCGAACCAGACGCCGCAGTCTGTACTGTCACTGCTGGGTTAA